A window of the Cucurbita pepo subsp. pepo cultivar mu-cu-16 chromosome LG01, ASM280686v2, whole genome shotgun sequence genome harbors these coding sequences:
- the LOC111776790 gene encoding pentatricopeptide repeat-containing protein At1g77360, mitochondrial-like: protein MGENNKRRLSDNGHQRSKKHQSSSSPSSARTPIRSRSTSHTRFNNPSPEPSRSKTPHFVSYLDFPNLPFKIKLLCEIIANASSIDLEIVLEETGVQVSREDVEDVLKLSYKFPGSSMKFFRWSGRKLNDQHSPYAWNLIVDMLGKNLHFEPMWDAMKSMKNEGLISLATFASVFSSYIVANRVKDAIVSFEVMDRYGCPRDVVALNSLLSAICRDGNTKDADEFLQIAKGKIRPDPDSYAIVLEGWESEGNIVCARQTFVEMIEQIGWDPTNTPAYNSFLCVLLKDPNGLHEALMSFKRLKDKMCYPGFKFFKLALDECAKNRDVKAGKYLWKEIMESINFQPDTHMYNSMIVLCCHQNDADAARRLLDEMISYGTFPNLETYNLLFRFLLKEKKLREASSIFDEMVKNEFVPSHANCKAAVRIYIENEDPNGAIKVWKCMVKIYESDLEEIGNFLIVGLQDQKRLPEAVKYANEMIDRGIILKHSTLSKLKQSLFEVRKEFMYDELMMKLKFSER from the coding sequence ATGGGAGAGAACAACAAAAGACGACTCTCCGACAATGGCCACCAACGAAGCAAGAAGCATCAATCTTCGTCTTCCCCTTCTTCTGCTCGAACTCCCATTCGCTCAAGATCGACCTCTCACACTCGATTCAACAATCCCTCACCGGAACCGTCAAGGAGCAAAACCCCACATTTCGTTTCGTATCTCGACTTCCCTAATTTGcccttcaaaattaaattactgtGTGAAATCATCGCCAACGCCTCATCGATTGATCTCGAAATCGTTCTGGAAGAGACCGGTGTTCAGGTTAGTCGAGAAGATGTAGAAGATGTTCTGAAATTATCTTACAAGTTTCCGGGATCATCCATGAAGTTCTTCCGGTGGTCTGGCCGGAAACTCAACGACCAACACAGTCCCTATGCGTGGAATTTGATCGTCGACATGTTGGGTAAGAATTTACATTTTGAACCAATGTGGGATGCTATGAAATCGATGAAGAACGAAGGGTTGATTTCTTTGGCTACTTTTGCTTCTGTGTTTAGTAGTTATATAGTTGCTAATCGTGTTAAGGATGCCATTGTGTCATTTGAGGTTATGGATCGTTATGGTTGTCCTCGTGATGTAGTGGCATTGAATTCACTTCTAAGTGCTATATGTAGGGATGGAAACACCAAGGATGCAGATGAGTTTTTGCAGATAGCCAAAGGTAAAATTAGGCCTGACCCTGATTCTTATGCCATTGTATTAGAAGGATGGGAAAGTGAAGGAAATATAGTCTGTGCCAGACAAACCTTTGTAGAGATGATAGAACAAATTGGTTGGGATCCCACCAATACCCCTGCTTATAATTCCTTCTTATGTGTATTGCTCAAGGACCCCAATGGGCTGCACGAGGCATTGATGTCCTTCAAGAGATTGAAAGATAAGATGTGCTATCCGGGATTTAAGTTTTTCAAGCTTGCCCTTGATGAGTGTGCGAAGAATCGCGATGTCAAAGCGGGGAAGTATCTTTGGAAAGAAATCATGGAGAGTATTAATTTTCAGCCCGATACACATATGTACAATTCGATGATTGTTCTATGTTGCCATCAAAACGACGCCGATGCAGCTAGAAGGCTGTTAGATGAGATGATATCTTATGGAACATTCCCGAATTTGGAAACTTACAATTTGTTATTTCGGTTCTTgttaaaggaaaagaaattgagagagGCTTCAAGTATATTTGatgaaatggttaaaaatgAGTTTGTTCCAAGCCATGCTAATTGTAAAGCAGCAGTCAGGATTTACATTGAAAATGAAGACCCAAATGGGGCCATAAAAGTATGGAAATGTAtggttaaaatttatgaatctGATCTTGAAGAGATTGGTAATTTCTTGATTGTAGGGCTCCAAGATCAAAAGAGGTTGCCCGAAGCAGTCAAGTATGCTAATGAGATGATTGATAGAGGTATCATTTTGAAACATTCAACTTTGTCTAAACTAAAACAGAGCCTTTTTGAAGTTAGAAAGGAATTTATGTATGACGAGCTAATGATGAAGTTGAAATTTAGTGAGAGATGA
- the LOC111807456 gene encoding polcalcin Che a 3-like codes for MSDDAQDKVDRDRIFKRFDTNGDGKISSTELGESLKTLGSVTNDEVHRMMAEIDTDGDGFISYEEFTNFALANRGLVKDVAKIF; via the coding sequence ATGTCTGATGATGCTCAAGACAAAGTTGACCGTGACCGTATTTTCAAGCGTTTTGATACCAATGGCGACGGTAAGATCTCTTCAACCGAGCTCGGGGAATCATTGAAAACACTTGGCTCTGTTACCAACGACGAAGTTCATCGGATGATGGCCGAGATCGATACTGATGGCGACGGGTTCATTTCGTATGAAGAATTCACAAATTTCGCCCTTGCCAACCGTGGATTAGTGAAGGATGTTGCAAAGATTTTCTAG
- the LOC111781972 gene encoding probable serine/threonine-protein kinase PBL7 codes for MFISSYSPPTIEAKLKQASILSTFLSLFALLFVGICDFVFFIFWVFFDFCDFFEICFKMGFSLCTCSNPRESPLMLDHHHCQYNEVNIRTLLRKMIWERGFACILSPARFRRKNQGIQDDEHPNVEGNNENLEHNNAWLLAESGGCGGELFNSDPQSVHSSFRFSFCSQIELETMNIPSSTPPATVLMVNLDNGMMAEALNKELKWRRIESLEKSISPVAHTLIRFSFREILSATRNFSTGRVLGRGALSCVFRGRVGFLRTSVAIKRLDKEDKESTKAFCRELMIASSLQNPFIVPLVGFCIDPEEGLFLVYKYVSGGSLERHLHDKKKRGMRGGLSLPWSVRFKIGIGIAEAVAYLHNGTERCVVHRDIKPSNILLSSKKMPKLCDFGLATWTSAPFVPFLCKTVKGTFGYLAPEYFQHGKVSDKTDVYALGVVLLELVTGRKPIEARTRGEENLVLWAKPLLQKGKAAITELLDPLVACTTKNSNQIIQMMEAAAACITSEESRRPGILEIIAILKGEEQPMPSRSKRSGFLGHGCVTDSYSQFQNTNSEMMTGHLALAMAGLTEFEQDDYVFCR; via the exons ATGTTCATCAGTTCATATTCTCCTCCCACCATTGAAGCAAAGCTAAAGCAGGCTTCAATTCTTTCcacttttctatctctttttGCACTTCTCTTTGTGGGAATCTGtgattttgtgttctttattttttgggtttttttcgATTTCTGTGATTTCTTTGAGATCTGCTTCAAAATGGGTTTCTCCCTTTGtacttgttctaacccaaGGGAATCCCCTCTTATGTTAGATCATCACCATTGTCAGTATAATGAGGTAAACATTAGAACccttttgagaaaaatgatttGGGAACGTGGGTTTGCGTGTATTCTTTCTCCTGCTCGTTTTCGCCGCAAGAATCAGGGGATTCAAGATGATGAACACCCTAATGTGGAAGGGAACAACGAGAATCTAGAGCATAATAACGCATGGTTGCTTGCGGAATCTGGTGGTTGCGGTGGGGAGTTGTTTAATTCTGATCCTCAGTCGGTTCATTCATCTTTTCGGTTTAGTTTTTGCTCTCAGATTGAGCTTGAAACTATGAACATCCCTTCTTCTACACCTCCGGCGACTGTTTTGATGGTGAATTTAGATAATGGAATGATGGCTGAAGCTCTCaacaaagaattaaaatgGCGGAGGATTGAATCTCTTGAAAAGAGCATTTCCCCTGTGGCTCATACCTTGATTAGATTCAGCTTCCGGGAAATTCTTTCTGCAACACGTAATTTCTCAACAG GCAGAGTTCTTGGAAGAGGGGCATTGAGCTGCGTGTTCAGAGGGAGGGTTGGGTTTTTGAGAACTTCTGTGGCAATCAAACGTTTAGACAAGGAAGATAAAGAATCAACGAAGGCATTCTGCAGAGAGTTGATGATTGCTAGCTCTCTTCAGAATCCATTTATAGTTCCTCTTGTTGGATTCTGCATAGATCCAGAAGAgggtttgtttttggtttataaatatgtttctGGTGGAAGTTTAGAAAGACATTTGCATG ATAAGAAGAAGAGGGGAATGAGGGGTGGCTTGTCACTTCCTTGGTCGGTGAGATTCAAGATTGGTATTGGAATTGCTGAGGCTGTGGCATATCTTCACAATGGGACTGAAAGATGTGTGGTTCATAGAGACATTAAGCCTTCAAATATCCTTCTTTCATCCAAGAAAATGCCAAAG TTATGTGATTTTGGGTTAGCAACATGGACTTCTGCTCCATTCGTGCCTTTCCTTTGCAAAACTGTCAAAGGAACATTTGG TTACCTAGCTCCAGAGTATTTCCAGCACGGGAAAGTATCAGATAAAACAGACGTCTATGCTCTAGGAGTCGTGTTATTGGAACTCGTAACGGGCAGGAAACCGATCGAAGCAAGAACACGTGGAGAGGAGAACTTGGTTCTATGG GCAAAGCCATTATTGCAGAAAGGGAAAGCAGCAATTACCGAGCTGCTCGATCCACTGGTAGCATGCACGACGAAGAATTCgaatcaaataattcaaatgatGGAAGCTGCTGCTGCCTGCATTACGAGTGAAGAATCGCGCAGGCCCGGGATCTTAGAGATCATTGCAATATTGAAAGGTGAAGAACAGCCTATGCCCTCCAGATCAAAGAGGTCAGGTTTCTTGGGGCATGGATGTGTGACTGATAGCTATTCTCAGTTTCAAAATACGAACAGCGAGATGATGACGGGTCATTTGGCGTTGGCCATGGCAGGACTAACCGAGTTCGAACAAGATGATTACGTTTTCTGTCGTTAA